The genomic window TTGCCATCAGCTCTTCCACAGAGCTGATGCCAGAGCTGCCTTACATCCCCTGCTGACTTCACAAGTTTTGGTACCACAGAGGAATTGGAGGAGCTCAGTATTGGAGAAAGCAAATGCCTGTGGGAAAAATGTGCAGATTTAATGGTAGGCTTTAAACAGAAGCCTGGGTGCAAAATGACAGGTCTGTGATAGTCTGTTCTGGGATGGGATTGCTTACAGTCACAGTCAGAGGGTTGTGTGTTCTGGGTTACAGTCTGACAAGGAGCTCCTGTGGTTGTGCCTTACTCTGTACTGGAGAAGCAGAAGTTTGGGAACATGCATTCGTGGTTTGGCCCACTCCTTATGTTTTTCCACTGAAGCACTTTAGTATTTTTAGTCTGAAGGAGATGACTCTGCTATGGTGGAAGGATCAGAGCAGTCCTGTGCAGGCAGGACACTCTAAGGTAAAAAGCAGAGAGTGAAGTACAAGAATAAGAACTGGCAAggagccaccatccctgctcACAACAATGCTGGGGTTGAGGGTGGGAGGAAAAggctctgagctgctggctggtgGCATGGAAAGCCTGCACACAAGTCAGCTGCTAGGCTCAGATATCAGGATGAGAGGGCAGCAACCAGCCCCAGCATTTGCTGAAGCTGAGAAGTCTGCTTTCCCTCCTCTGAGGACCTGAAGGCCGCAGACACACCTCTTCCAGGAAACAACCTGGCCCACACAGCCTGGTGCACTGCCAAGGCAATTGTGGCTGCAGGCAATGCTGGCACAGAGGTCCAGCAcgcagagcacagctcagccagcagcatTGTCAGTGGGATGCAAGGCAGATGGGGAATGTCATAAGGAGCAAGAGCTTCCACATGGGCCAGTGCAAAGCTAACAGGGCTAGGAGGTGCATTTTACCCTGCCAAAAAGGACCAGCAGTTAATGGTGGACGTCAGATTCAATGCAAGCCAAACACCTACCTTGTGAATCAAGTAAACCACATTTactttccttcaggaaaaacagCGACCAGAAGATCAAGGgaagaacaaaaccagcatACACCAATGCAAGGCTCCTGTGACCcctttaaaacatatttttggcAAGGAGAGAGGACATGAGAAGATGTGGGCTCCCAGCATGCTGGtggctgtgcagccacagctctgggcagaAGGGCCTGGTCTCTCACTGTCTGCTCCCTAGCAGAGCCTAATGATGGCTGCAGGCAAGCATCTCTTTGGAAagaatttcacattttccacaAACTTTATGGAAACCAGGAAATCCAGTTAGGCACATCAAGAGAGGGGGGTTGGGGCCTTGGGTGGAGAAGAACAGAGAGGCACAGGAACATGATACCTGCGAAGGAGAACCAAACCAGGATGGGCAGAGGTATCCAGACAACAGATAGACCAGACCACAACATCTGCTCCAACTCCAGTTTATTGAACATTACAAAATACTGTGCATATATTTTCACATTATAACAATATCCTTGCAAATAATATATTAAGTCTTGAGTCATTTGTAGTGCCCATGGCTACAGAAAACACTGACCCAACTAGAGATTTAGTATGGCCCAATATCAGAAATCAAAACTAGAGTAAGTCataccagaaatgcaaaactatataaaaaccttttaaaaacctCATGCTCATCTGGTGGAACAGGTACAGAGCTGAAGGGTCTCTCCTGAGccctgctggcagggctgggggtcccACCAGCTCACCTGCTCCACATTGGGCACATTCAGTGCATCCAAGTGTCCCCTTGGCACCTGCTGTCTCAGCAAACCCATagagctggaaaaggcaggCTTTTATCTGCTTGGAGCATTAACAGTCCAAGTTCCCATTTTTTCCAAAGAGGAGCAACCCACAACCCTCCTGTTCTGCCAGTGCCCAGCCATTGTGCTCTTTTGTGGCTAAACACTTCTTGGGGAGAAATTCTTGGCCCCTGGGGTCACACCAGAAGCAATTCATCGTGTGGGCCACCAGCTCTCCCCACCCTCTGCGGAGGGCACAGGGGTGGCTGGGATGCAGGCGTTGGGACAGACCTTTGAAGATGCACACTGCTCACACCCATCACCCCTGCTCCTGATGTACCTGACACCTGCTCCACTCCTTGCACCATGACCAGTCCTCCCAGCTGATGCACCCCAGGCAATTGGAGGGCCTGGGACGTGAGGAGAAGGGACCAAGgatgctgtgcagggcagctgcCTCCCAGTAAATCCAGAAAGCTGAACACTGCAGCTGTTGGGAACACATCCAGGTGGCAGGCGTGAGACTGGCACAGCAGGTTGGCTGTTAGAGGAGTCCCTGTGCGTACAGGTTCACTAGTCCAGCTCCTGGTGGAGCCAAACCCCAGGAGCGCTGCTCCCAGTCCTGAGAAAGTCATGGCCTTGCCTCTGTGGTGCCTCCATAACCCAGGGAACACAGGGCTGTCATGGCAAGGAGCCTATCTCTGAGCTCCTGGCTGAGCTCCAAGCGTGCTGTGAGCACTGTGGCCACCTTGAAGTCAATGGCTCAGTCACTGGGTGTGGATGGACTCTTGTGAACCACCCCTGCTCTCAGCCCTTTTCCAAGAGGTCTCCTactcacagccaggctggagatcagCTCATACTCTTACACCTGTGAGCAGCCACCACctcagggcagcacagccacgACAGGATCAAGTCTGTTTgggatcccagccctgggagaaaTATCTCTAacctcccagctgcagagatgtGTAGGGACCAGAGAGAAAGAATGAGGTTTGGGATCTGTGCCTCCCTGGGTGGACAGGGGCTGGTACCTGCTGTTGCAGCACAAAGACCAGTTATTGACCAGGTTTGCATCAGTAGGTGCATGGGCAAAGCACACCCTGGAGTACAGCTCCAGGAGGAGTACTGGGTTCCCCTGCAACTCCTGGAGTTTATGGAGACACACACAAGCTTTGCAGTGCAAGACTGAGCAGTCAGCAGGTCACAGCCTGTCTGCAGCTCTCAGCCCCTTCACAATCCACAGGGTGCCTCAGAGGTGGCTTGCTCTGTTGAACATCAGCCACCTGGGCTCTGCAGTGGGTggcatcctgccctgctcctctgtggccatcaaaggctgcagctcctgctgctcaggaccGTCCGGGCTGCTGTCACTCTGTGACCGGCCGCTCTTGGAGATGTGGCTGGGGAACTGgaagcaggagctctgctctggcatCGCCTGGCTTGCAGACTGAGGttgctcctccagcacagggcaggcaAATCTCCTGTGCTGAGGTCCGCTCTCGATGCCTGGGGGGGAAGCAATGCTCTCCAGGGAGGAGATGCTTTGGTTCCATGCCTTCTGCATATCCACGGGCACAATTTTGGTGGTCTCCGAGGAGACATAAACAGCCAGATCAGTCTGGTCTCCTTTCCATGGCAGCTCCTTCTCTGCCAAGGTGGGCGATGGAGGGATGATGCAAGGGCTGGGGCAGACATCCAGGCTGCCTGGAGATGCAGATGGAGGGACAGTGAGAGGGAGCTTGCACAGCTCTCAGTCTCTCCTTGGACCCTGCAAACATTGCAGAACCAACCACTACCAAATGGccatagaatcctagaatatcctgagttggaaggtaCCCACAGGGATTATGGAGTCCAACTCCTTGCCCTATGCAGGAAAACCCCAAGAACCACACCATGTGCTGGCCCAGGGATGCAGGACACAGGGAGGCTCTGCCATGCCTCCAGAGGACAGTGGTTCTCCCATTCATGCTCTGTTGACTTTGGTTTTGCCCAGGCCAAGGCAGTTTTGCTccacaggcagaggaaggacaaGCTACCCAGTGGCAGCTGCCCCAGCATGAAGCATTGGTGCCTACCAGGAGTTGTCTTTCCCTGCAGGACCTCATCAGTAGCTCGAGCAACAAACACAATCCCCTCATCATCCTCTTTCTCCGTCTCTGAGCTATcgctctcctcctcctctgagctGACCATCAccaggacaggagctgcaggcagatgGAGGGGGTCAGTTTGGTGCTAGCACAACCCTGGGTGATGTCATCCCACCGAGCTGGCAgtgggcaggcacagcaggtGCTCCCACCCCACACCACCAGGTCCCCTTGCCAGGACCTGCCATCCTCACCTGCCACTGGCCTTACCTGCATCCTGCCAGGGGACATTTCTGTGAGTCTTCCCGTTGGGTGCCTCTTTGGTCAGAGATATGTTCTTCTGTGGAAGAAGAGGAACTGGCTGGGACCTGCCCTGTGCAAAGCCCTAAACCCAATAGGGGATTCTGCGAGCCAGCCAACATTGGGCATGCAGATTCCCACCCTGGTTACATGGCAGATGGTTTCTAGTCCTTAGGCTTTGCATCTTCATAGCCCCACAATGAACTGCTCAGCTGCAATGGCTTCAAAAACCTCCAAACAAAAGAAGATACCTAAGGCTCAATTTAAGGTGCAGTGCCACAATTCTGAGCCTGGATCTGCACCAACATTGAGGTTGTTTTATACTGAGTGCTCTTGCAAAACAAACCTGTGGCTCTTCCAGGGCTTTGCTCAGTGAAGAGCCACCCCACAGCACTGATGGCATGCTGgggacacatggacacacaaCACCTGAACACTCACATGCGACATCAACAGGAGAAGAGATGAGACGCTTTCCCctctggctctggagctgctgatgcCCTGCAGCACCTCACACCCCAAAAAGGACCTCTCTTACTGCATCCTGGGGTGGCCAAACCTCAGAGCTAGGAAAAGAACAGGAGCTTGGGGAGGACTTGCcttcttcctgcctttttccttcAACCTGGCCTTGCTCTTGGAGGAGCAGACATTGTGCTTTGTGGACTTGAAGGTCTCCAGACGCCTCTTCATGTTCTGCCGGAAGATTTCTTTATCTTGGCGCTCTTGTTTATCTGGAGAGATGAAGTGACGGCTGTAGCTGGCCTTGTACTGGCCGAGGGAGAGGCAAAGAGACACAGGGTGAGCAGCTGGCCCCACAGAGCATTGTCCACCCCTGCTCCTCTTGCGGGTGCTGCTCCCCTCGGGGTCAGCCGCACGCCGTGGCCCGGGAGTGCTCACCCGCCGGCGGGGCTTGTAGAGGCTCCCCCGCAGCACGTGGTGCATGGCAGCATCCTCCTTGTCCCGGCGGCTTCGCACCGTGTCGATCACCTGCAGGTCCAGGCACGCGCCGCTCCCGCTCTCCCTCCTGCGGGGAGATGGACGGGCTGGCTCCGTGCCCACCGTGTGCCagccccctgccagccctggtgcAACCCACCCCCAGGGACGAGGGCAGCTGTGAGGTCCAACGAGGCCTGTCCAGGAGCTCGGAGGGATGGTTGTACTCACAGGAGGTTTGTGACTGATGACTCTGACATGGACGTGCGGCTGGGCATGGAGGGCAGCGCCAGCTTGGCAGCTGAGAGCACGTGGCCACCCTGGGAGGTGGGAGGACAAGGCTGGCATCAGGACAGCAAGGAcccagctgggatgggcaggTCCCCATTGCCTGGCCAGAGGGTGAACATGTGGCCATACATGAAGGGAACCTCTACTGCCAGGACCACCCTGCCGCCTGGACACCACTCCTGCCTGTACCTGATCGACAAAGCTGATAGCATCACGGATGTTCAGCTTGTAGTAAACATCCCAGATCTCATCCCGCAGCCTGTAGGCAGATTTCCGCATCAGGAGCTGGCTCAGGTATTTCTTGTCAAACTGCTCCCACCTGCCATGAGATGAAGACACAGTTTAGCTTCCACAGGCTACCATGGCCAGGGATATCTACCCAGACAAGGCTGAGAGTCCCAAGTATGGTGAAGGGAGGCTGGGCATGCAGGAcctggctgtgcacagggaCACGCtcccagggaggggacatggTGACCCTTCAGCCTGCCCAAGAGGAAGCCAGACACCAGCGGGTCTGTGGGAGGCAGTGGGAGTAGAGCTGGGGCCACCCTGCTGGAGCACTTCCCCTGCAGGAAACAGGCTTTTTGCATCcttttcctgtccctgtgctgcagatAAACACTGCCCAGGCAGGAACAGGGCTGTTCCTTCCTCAATGCCCAGATCAGTTCCATCCATGAGGAGGCAGAAAGTCATTGCCAACATGGACACCCCAAGTTCTGACCTTGGCAAGTAATGCCAGCtccacagcatccccagccaTACCTGCCTGACCTCTCTCTGTGATGCTTTTGTGATCCTGGTCTGCTGCACAGAGGCAGCCAGATGGTACCTATCCAGACTGATGGGCAGACACAGAGGcttcctggtcctgctgccctgcccacagcaggggtgtCCTCCTGTGAGAACCCCAGCATGTCCCTGTGGCTGGCATGTGTCTCCCATTCACTAGCAGTCAGCAGAGGATCCAGTCCAAGACACTCACTTGTCCCGCCAGTAGTGGTAGCCGTGGTGCCCCACGATGTCCTCCACCGCTGCCAGGATGTGGTCAAACGCCTTGAGTGAGGGGAAGAGGGTGAGTGGTGGCAAGGCTGTGGGTGCCCCGGGTGCCAAGGTGATACCTGGCCCTTGCCCAGCCCCACGTGTGAGGGAGCCCAGCAGCCTCTGGTGCTATCACCTACGTGCTCATGCAGCTCCTCGTTCAGTGTGGGTTTGTGGTGGTCACTGCGCTTCACCTTCAGCCACGTCACCAGGGGTTTGATGGTGAGGCCCTAGAATGGCAGGAGAAGGCAAGGGAAAGACTGGGAGGGCAAGAGGGTGCATGGCTGGGGCATagggagcagaagcagcatgaAGTGACTGGGGACAGTGGCTGTGTCAGCCATGCATGCCCCTACCAACCCGACCCCTGTGCCATGGTGTACACCCCCAGCCATCATTTCCCTAGACTTATATTCATCCTCCCCGTGGCTTCCCTTCCCAGGGCACTGAACCCCGGAGCTGGGGCccatcagcagctctgtgaagagGGCAGCCTGGACAGGCATGCACTCTtggagctcctggagccagTCCCAGAACAAAATACCAGTGGGAAAAGAATGTGGGCCACGGCCCCACCATCGCAACAGTCGCCACAGCAGTCCTGCACACCTGCTGATGGACGGCATGTTAGAAAGCACCGAGGACCAAAGGTCACTTGAAAAAAGATACCTTCCCAAAGCACATGTCCCCAGGCCAGTTCTGGGGcaagaaagcagcacaggaggagggCACAGTGCCCATCCTCACCTGTACAATGACAGTGAAGAACACCACCACGATGGTCGTTGCCACGAAGTAGTCCTTGGCTTTCACCTTTTCCCTGTCCAGCAGGATGACCAGGGCGAAGGCCACGGCCCCACGGAGGCCACCATATGACATGACCACCTGGTCAATCCTGTCCAGGGGGATGAGGCGGAAGCGGTTGAGCACGTATGTCTGGAGAACAACACctggggaggaagaaggagagcCTGGAATGCTGGGAGaaccctgcctgctccaggagaCAGCACAAAATCCCAGCCAGGATCCATGACTGGCCTTGTGCCCCAAGCTTTCCTGGGCAATATCCCTTTTTGGCATGAAAAGGGCTGTGTGCTACTGGCCACACACATAGCAGGACAGACTGACCCACGGCTCTGAAGAGCAGGATAAAGAACAGGGTGCCCAGCACCAGTGCCGTGTCCCATGTCCACTTGGAGGTGTCCACAGCCGAGATGCCCAGAAACATGAAGATGATGGTCTCTGAGCTGCTGGCCAGTGTCTTCATGGTGTACTTGACTGTGGTACGGGATTTCTGGGAGATGTTGGCTTCCACATACTTCTTGCAGCAGATCCCACAGAAGGTGACTCTGCAGAGGGGCAGAAGGAGCTGGCATGGCCCTACGGCGGGATGAGGAGTGGGTCTACTCACTGCCTcttgctgctcagcactgcaaCCTCAATCTCCTGGCTTCCCCTGGGGGACACCGCAGTACTCACGCCAGGATGGCGGAGAGCGAGACCATCTCGGCGGCAAGGTACGCGACGTAGGCCAGGAGGAAGACGAAGAGCGGCTCGATGATGCGCACGCGCTTGGTGAACCGCGTGATCAGGGCCAGCAGGAAGGCGAAGAGCAGCCCCACGGCTGTGCCCCCCAGGCTCACCAGGAAGAAGGAGGCTGATGGGAGGAGAAGTCTCATTTGAACCATAAGCAAGTGGGCCCAGCTCCTGTGCCCCACAGCCATGCCGTGCTGGGCTGGCCAAGAGCCATGTTTCCACCCAGGTCCCCTCCAAAGCATCCCATGGAGCACAAAGCTTCAGATCATCCCAAAGCATtccctggagcacctctgctgtgggAACCAACTGATAGAGTaaggattgttcagcctggagaaaattATTGGGAGACCCCCCCAGTAGCTAAAGGATACTCcaaaaaagctggagagggacttggagAGGgacatggagtgacaggacaagggggaatggcttcaaactgacacagggcagggttagattgggtattaggaagaaattcttccctgtgagggtggtgaggccctggcacagactggctgtcccctccctggaagtgttcaaggccaggttgagtggggctctgagcaagctggtctagtggaaggtgtccctactCATGGCAGGGGGGCCTGGAACAAGGTggcctttaaggtcccttccagcccaaacagTTCTGCAGTTTTGTGCTGATGGCTGGCATGTGACACATGGAGATGACAGAGCTGTGGTGCTCAGTGCCCACCCCACAGGACAATGGCTCCTGTGCTTGCCCCGCTCCACTTccaaaagagaggaagaggtgGAGGGGCTGGTATGGCAATTACTCACCTACCCCCTTCACGTAGTCTGTGGCGTGGATGTGCGCTGGGCCCAGCTCCACAAAAGAGTTGAAGACCTTGTATAGCACCTGCAGGCAAGGCAAACCCCTTGAGAAATGCAGGGCATTGCCCTGCCTTGAGAGGGGCAGGAAGGGTCCT from Parus major isolate Abel chromosome 11, Parus_major1.1, whole genome shotgun sequence includes these protein-coding regions:
- the SLC9A5 gene encoding sodium/hydrogen exchanger 5 isoform X1, giving the protein MQPPAASPGPAAPAGAELLRWQWREVQAPCLVAAWILVASLAKIVFHLSRKVTSVVPESCLLILLGLGLGGIVLAVAKKAEYQLEPNMFFLFLLPPIVLDSGYFMPSRLFFDNIGAILTYAVVGTLWNSFATGTALWGLHRAGLMDPGVEAGLMDFLLFGSLISAVDPVAVLAVFEEVHVNETLFIIVFGESLLNDAVTVVLYKVFNSFVELGPAHIHATDYVKGVASFFLVSLGGTAVGLLFAFLLALITRFTKRVRIIEPLFVFLLAYVAYLAAEMVSLSAILAVTFCGICCKKYVEANISQKSRTTVKYTMKTLASSSETIIFMFLGISAVDTSKWTWDTALVLGTLFFILLFRAVGVVLQTYVLNRFRLIPLDRIDQVVMSYGGLRGAVAFALVILLDREKVKAKDYFVATTIVVVFFTVIVQGLTIKPLVTWLKVKRSDHHKPTLNEELHEHAFDHILAAVEDIVGHHGYHYWRDKWEQFDKKYLSQLLMRKSAYRLRDEIWDVYYKLNIRDAISFVDQGGHVLSAAKLALPSMPSRTSMSESSVTNLLRESGSGACLDLQVIDTVRSRRDKEDAAMHHVLRGSLYKPRRRYKASYSRHFISPDKQERQDKEIFRQNMKRRLETFKSTKHNVCSSKSKARLKEKGRKKKNISLTKEAPNGKTHRNVPWQDAAPVLVMVSSEEEESDSSETEKEDDEGIVFVARATDEVLQGKTTPGSLDVCPSPCIIPPSPTLAEKELPWKGDQTDLAVYVSSETTKIVPVDMQKAWNQSISSLESIASPPGIESGPQHRRFACPVLEEQPQSASQAMPEQSSCFQFPSHISKSGRSQSDSSPDGPEQQELQPLMATEEQGRMPPTAEPRWLMFNRASHL
- the SLC9A5 gene encoding sodium/hydrogen exchanger 5 isoform X2 → MFFLFLLPPIVLDSGYFMPSRLFFDNIGAILTYAVVGTLWNSFATGTALWGLHRAGLMDPGVEAGLMDFLLFGSLISAVDPVAVLAVFEEVHVNETLFIIVFGESLLNDAVTVVLYKVFNSFVELGPAHIHATDYVKGVASFFLVSLGGTAVGLLFAFLLALITRFTKRVRIIEPLFVFLLAYVAYLAAEMVSLSAILAVTFCGICCKKYVEANISQKSRTTVKYTMKTLASSSETIIFMFLGISAVDTSKWTWDTALVLGTLFFILLFRAVGVVLQTYVLNRFRLIPLDRIDQVVMSYGGLRGAVAFALVILLDREKVKAKDYFVATTIVVVFFTVIVQGLTIKPLVTWLKVKRSDHHKPTLNEELHEHAFDHILAAVEDIVGHHGYHYWRDKWEQFDKKYLSQLLMRKSAYRLRDEIWDVYYKLNIRDAISFVDQGGHVLSAAKLALPSMPSRTSMSESSVTNLLRESGSGACLDLQVIDTVRSRRDKEDAAMHHVLRGSLYKPRRRYKASYSRHFISPDKQERQDKEIFRQNMKRRLETFKSTKHNVCSSKSKARLKEKGRKKKNISLTKEAPNGKTHRNVPWQDAAPVLVMVSSEEEESDSSETEKEDDEGIVFVARATDEVLQGKTTPGSLDVCPSPCIIPPSPTLAEKELPWKGDQTDLAVYVSSETTKIVPVDMQKAWNQSISSLESIASPPGIESGPQHRRFACPVLEEQPQSASQAMPEQSSCFQFPSHISKSGRSQSDSSPDGPEQQELQPLMATEEQGRMPPTAEPRWLMFNRASHL
- the SLC9A5 gene encoding sodium/hydrogen exchanger 5 isoform X3, giving the protein MQPPAASPGPAAPAGAELLRWQWREVQAPCLVAAWILVASLAKIDPGVEAGLMDFLLFGSLISAVDPVAVLAVFEEVHVNETLFIIVFGESLLNDAVTVVLYKVFNSFVELGPAHIHATDYVKGVASFFLVSLGGTAVGLLFAFLLALITRFTKRVRIIEPLFVFLLAYVAYLAAEMVSLSAILAVTFCGICCKKYVEANISQKSRTTVKYTMKTLASSSETIIFMFLGISAVDTSKWTWDTALVLGTLFFILLFRAVGVVLQTYVLNRFRLIPLDRIDQVVMSYGGLRGAVAFALVILLDREKVKAKDYFVATTIVVVFFTVIVQGLTIKPLVTWLKVKRSDHHKPTLNEELHEHAFDHILAAVEDIVGHHGYHYWRDKWEQFDKKYLSQLLMRKSAYRLRDEIWDVYYKLNIRDAISFVDQGGHVLSAAKLALPSMPSRTSMSESSVTNLLRESGSGACLDLQVIDTVRSRRDKEDAAMHHVLRGSLYKPRRRYKASYSRHFISPDKQERQDKEIFRQNMKRRLETFKSTKHNVCSSKSKARLKEKGRKKKNISLTKEAPNGKTHRNVPWQDAAPVLVMVSSEEEESDSSETEKEDDEGIVFVARATDEVLQGKTTPGSLDVCPSPCIIPPSPTLAEKELPWKGDQTDLAVYVSSETTKIVPVDMQKAWNQSISSLESIASPPGIESGPQHRRFACPVLEEQPQSASQAMPEQSSCFQFPSHISKSGRSQSDSSPDGPEQQELQPLMATEEQGRMPPTAEPRWLMFNRASHL
- the SLC9A5 gene encoding sodium/hydrogen exchanger 5 isoform X4, translated to MQPPAASPGPAAPAGAELLRWQWREVQAPCLVAAWILVASLAKIVFHLSRKVTSVVPESCLLILLGLGLGGIVLAVAKKAEYQLEPNMFFLFLLPPIVLDSGYFMPSRLFFDNIGAILTYAVVGTLWNSFATGTALWGLHRAGLMDPGVEAGLMDFLLFGSLISAVDPVAVLAVFEEVHVNETLFIIVFGESLLNDAVTVVLYKVFNSFVELGPAHIHATDYVKGVASFFLVSLGGTAVGLLFAFLLALITRFTKRVRIIEPLFVFLLAYVAYLAAEMVSLSAILAVTFCGICCKKYVEANISQKSRTTVKYTMKTLASSSETIIFMFLGISAVDTSKWTWDTALVLGTLFFILLFRAVGVVLQTYVLNRFRLIPLDRIDQVVMSYGGLRGAVAFALVILLDREKVKAKDYFVATTIVVVFFTVIVQGLTIKPLVTWLKVKRSDHHKPTLNEELHEHAFDHILAAVEDIVGHHGYHYWRDKWEQFDKKYLSQLLMRKSAYRLRDEIWDVYYKLNIRDAISFVDQGGHVLSAAKLALPSMPSRTSMSESSVTNLLRESGSGACLDLQVIDTVRSRRDKEDAAMHHVLRGSLYKPRRRYKASYSRHFISPDKQERQDKEIFRQNMKRRLETFKSTKHNVCSSKSKARLKEKGRKKKNISLTKEAPNGKTHRNVPWQDAAPVLVMVSSEEEESDSSETEKEDDEGIVFVARATDEVLQGKTTPGSKERLRAVQAPSHCPSICISRQPGCLPQPLHHPSIAHLGREGAAMERRPD